The following proteins are encoded in a genomic region of Colletotrichum higginsianum IMI 349063 chromosome 9, whole genome shotgun sequence:
- a CDS encoding Mitochondrial DNA replication protein YHM2 produces MVAVATMPAPIGEPQRLEKKPVKFSNLLLGAGLNMFEVTTLGQPLEVVKTTMAANRGDGFGTALGRIWGRGGVLGFYQGLIPWAWIEASTKGAVLLFVASEAEYYARNAGASEFGGGIIGGITGGVAQAYATMGFCTCMKTVEITKHKLASTGVKPPSTFATFMDIYRKEGIKGINKGVNAVAIRQMTNWGSRFGLSRLAEQGIRDFTGKKEGEKLGAWEKILASGLGGGLSAWNQPIEVIRVEMQSKKEDPNRPKKMTVGNTFRYIYSTNGISGLYRGVAPRIGLGVWQTICMVALGDMAKTYVEKLTGDKVTAKH; encoded by the exons ATGGTTGCCGTCGCCACTATGCCCGCCCCCATCGGGGAGCCCCAGAggctggagaagaagcccgtcAAGTTCTCCAACCTGCTTTTGGGCGCCGGTCTCAACATGTTCGAGGTCACCACTCTCGGCCAGccgctcgaggtcgtcaagacCACCATGGCTGCCAACCGTGGCGACGGTTTTGGCACTGCCCTGGGCCGCATTTGGGGACGTGGAGGTGTCCTTGGCT TTTACCAGGGTCTCATCCCTTGGGCCTGGATTGAAGCCTCAACCAAGGGCGCCGTCCTGCTCTTCGTCGCCTCCGAAGCCGAGTACTACGCCCGCAACGCTGGTGCCTCCGAATTCGGCGGTGGTATCATTGGTGGTATCACTGGTGGTGTCGCCCAGGCCTATGCTACCATGGGTTTCTGCACTTGCATGAAGACGGTTGAGATTACCAAGCACAAGCTGGCCTCCACGGGCGTCAAGCCCCCCAGCACCTTCGCTACCTTCATGGACATCTACCGCAAGGAGGGTATCAAGGGCATCAATAAGGGTGTAAACGCTGTTGCCATCCGTCAGATGACCAACTGGGGTTCCCGTTTCGGTCTCTCCCGTCTGGCCGAGCAGGGTATCCGCGACTTCAccggcaagaaggagggcgagaagctcggcgcCTGGGAGAAGATACTCGCGTCTGGTCTCGGTGGTGGTCTTTCCGCCTGGAACCAGCCCATCGAGGTCATCCGTGTCGAGATGCAgtccaagaaggaggacccCAACCGCccgaagaagatgacggtCGGCAACACTTTCCGCTACATTTACTCCACCAACGGTATCTCGGGTCTCTACCGCGGTGTTGCTCCCCGCATTGGTCTCGGCGTTTGGCAGACGATTTGCATGGTTGCTTTGGGTGATAT GGCGAAGACTTACGTCGAGAAGCTCACCGGAGACAAGGTCACGGCTAAGCATTAA
- a CDS encoding Citrate synthase: MSVARLSSSALRTSLRASPFKVSAFNAARCYSSKNQTLKERFAELLPEKIEEVKALRKEHGSKVIDKVTLDQVYGGARGIKCLVWEGSVLDAEEGIRFRGKTIPECQELLPKAPGGKEPLPEGLFWLLLTGEVPTEQQVRDLSAEWAARSDIPKFVEELIDHCPTDLHPMAQFSLAVTALEHTSSFAKAYAKGVNKKDYWGYTFEDSMDLIAKLPTIAARIYQNVFKGGKVAPVQKDKDYSFNFANQLGFGNNTDFIELLRLYLTIHTDHEGGNVSAHTTHLVGSALSSPFLSVAAGLNGLAGPLHGLANQEVLNWLTEMKKSVGDDLSDKAITDYLWSTLNAGRVVPGYGHAVLRKTDPRYSAQRKFAQEKMPNDPMFQLVSQVYKIAPKVLTEHGKTKNPFPNVDAHSGVLLQYYGLTEANYYTVLFGVSRAIGVLPQLIIDRALGAPIERPKSFSTAKWAELAKKL, translated from the exons ATGTCTGTAGCGCGtctttcctcctccgctcTGAGGACCTCCCTCAGAGCCTCCCCTTTCAAGGTGTCTGCTTTCAACGCTGCCCGCTGCTACTCTTCCAAGAACCAG ACCTTGAAGGAGCGCTTCGCTGAGCTCCTCCCCGAGAAGATTGAGGAGGTCAAGGCTCTGAGAAA AGAGCATGGCTCCAAGGTCATCGACAAGGTCACTCTCGACCAGGTCTACGGTGGTGCCCGTGGCATCAAGTGCCTCGTCTGGGAGGGttccgtcctcgacgccgaggagggtATTCGTTTCCGCGGCAAGACCATCCCTGAGTGCCAGGAGCTCCTCCCCAAGGCTCCCGGTGGCAAGGAGCCTCTTCCTGAGG GTCTCTTCTGGCTTCTCCTGACCGGTGAGGTCCCTACCGAGCAGCAGGTCCGCGACCTGTCCGCCGAGTGGGCCGCCCGCTCCGACATTCCCAAgttcgtcgaggagctcatcGACCACTGCCCTACCGACCTTCACCCCATGGCCCAGTTCTCGCTGGCCGTCACCGCCCTCGAGCACACCTCGTCGTTCGCCAAGGCCTACGCCAAGGGTGTCAACAAGAAGGACTACTGGGGATACACCTTTGAGGACTCCATGGACCTGATTGCCAAGCTGCCCACCATTGCCGCTCGCATCTACCAGAACGTCttcaagggcggcaaggtcgCCCCCGTccagaaggacaaggactACTCGTTCAACTTCGCCAACCAGCTCGGCTTCGGTAACAACACCGACTTCATTGAGCTCCTCCGTCTCTACCTGACCATCCACACGGACCACGAGGGTGGCAACGTCTCTGCCCACACCACCCACTTGGTCGGCAGTGCTCTGTCCTCCCCCTTCCTGTCCGTTGCCGCTGGTCTCAACGGTCTGGCCGGCCCTCTCCACGGCCTGGCTAACCAGGAGGTCCTCAACTGGCTCACCGAGATGAAGAAGTCTGTCGGCGATGACCTTAGCGACAAGGCCATCACCGACTACCTCTGGTCCACGCTGAacgccggccgcgtcgtccCCGGTTACGGCCACGCCGTCCTCCGCAAGACCGACCCCCGCTACTCGGCCCAGCGCAAGTTCGCTCAGG AGAAGATGCCCAACGACCCCATGTTCCAGCTCGTCAGCCAGGTCTACAAGATCGCCCCCAAGGTCCTCACCGAGCACGGCAAGACCAAGAACCCCTTCCCCAACGTCGATGCCCACTCTGGTGTCCTCCTCCAGTACTACGGTCTCACCGAGGCCAACTACTACACCGTCCTCTTCGGTGTCTCCCGCGCCATCGGTGTCCTTCCCCAGCTCATCATCGACCGCGCCCTTGGCGCGCCCATCGAGCGCCCCAAGTCCTTCTCCACTGCCAAGTGggccgagctcgccaagaAGCTTTAA
- a CDS encoding Rpb7-binding protein seb1 yields MATAAPVVELEAALKAVSDYKAPGVTGTRIAAMTSICVQNVQYESVLIQKLFTYLKMATPPYKLGILYVVDSVIRKWREQALFHKQTTDENAADGTFGAGVYRLTTLMPSLINDVLRILPDGYKDKLNKLLEIWHKGGTFPPEMIESFQYKLDITLVPAPILSYTPEGSPSPDLVERMGYNRPVAAPSAPTQMSAPEATDILAKLQKLAKASQEQSLNSIQNQTHGRPHDGGHNQTYGQPQHDGQNRHNSQGHDNGQPHNLAQPQIPVQAQSNSQVPSPLQELLSKISTFGQSQPQPQPQPQPSAPSINSQQSSYSMAPLSGGISAALAPAPAPLPFPQLQPQPSGMQFPGLPQMSQMPQMPQLPQIPQWPQMPQMPQIPQTTQPLAGIPPTAVDQMTMFQTLLNQGITAEHLAAMVAAVNGGQSGAAPVAPPVSVAPTVTAAQNYYTSGQGYGGSAQLYGNSDHHRYNDRARSPDRRQGRSRSRSPGRHWDQRGSSRDPRENGADYSRRSPDRGRHNSRDSRRGSDYRQRSPPPSRDGGRSNSSRHGSSDKWIDYDQSLPEGHIKVLSRTLFVGGLNGMPEPQIRDIFSRYGQVQTVIINKEGRHAFVKMTNRPDAARAKAAMEKLAEQRRRGGTPPLRVRWGVGYGPRDACNYGKGVSVILIDVLTDADRKWMFTAEYGGTGGKPLTSGMVVEEPDIEIGAGVSSKAISKHMKTDKSGNNGPRSTRSGRAASRDDPGHWHSGRNDAKVSGANAQPLPQQFPFGIGTLPNGMPAYPPGFAFPASKGN; encoded by the exons ATGGCTACCGCTGCCCCTGTCGTGGAGCTTGAAGCTGCTCTCAAGGCAGTCTCAGACTACAAGGCTCCTGGCGTTACAGGCACTCGCATTGCTGCTATGACCAGCATCTGTGTTCAAAACGTTCAG TATGAGTCGGTCCTCATTCAGAAGTTGTTCACCTACCTCAAGATGGCAACCCCTCCCTACAAGCTCGGCATTCTTTATGTTGTCGACTCGGTGATCCGCAAGTGGCGTGAACAGGCTCTGTTTCATAAGCAGACAACCGACGAGAACGCTGCAGATGGCACTTTTGGTGCTGGTGTGTACCGACTGACTACGCTTATGCCTAGCCTCATTAATGATGTGCTTCGAATTTTGCCTGATGGCTACAAG GACAAACTGAATAAGTTACTGGAGATCTGGCACAAAGGCGGCACTTTCCCACCTGAGATGATAGAGTCATTCCAGTACAAGCTGGACATTACGCTTGTTCCTGCTCCGA TCCTGTCCTACACGCCGGAGGGTAGCCCCTCCCCAGACCTGGTCGAGCGAATGGGCTACAACAGACCAGTGGCTGCGCCCTCTGCCCCTACCCAGATGTCTGCGCCAGAAGCCACCGACATCCTGGCCAAACTCCAGAAGCTCGCGAAAGCCTCGCAAGAGCAGAGCCTGAACAGCATCCAGAATCAAACTCATGGACGGCCTCATGATGGCGGCCACAACCAGACTTATGGGCAGCCTCAGCATGACGGTCAGAATCGCCACAACAGCCAGGGTCATGACAACGGCCAACCCCATAATCTTGCCCAGCCCCAGATTCCTGTCCAGGCCCAGAGCAACTCTCAGGTGCCGTCTCCCCTGCAGGAGCTGCTCTCCAAAATCTCGACTTTCGGTCAgtcgcagccgcagccgcagccgcagccgcagccgtcGGCCCCTTCCATAAACTCTCAGCAGTCCTCTTACTCTATGGCTCCCTTGTCTGGCGGCATTTCTGCTGCACTagctccggctccggctccatTGCCCTTCCCCCAGCTTCAGCCTCAACCTAGTGGCATGCAGTTTCCGGGCCTTCCTCAGATGTCTCAAATGCCTCAGATGCCTCAGTTGCCGCAGATCCCTCAATGGCCGCAGATGCCACAGATGCCGCAGATCCCCCAGACTACCCAGCCCCTCGCTGGTATCCCTCCCACCGCCGTCGATCAAATGACGATGTTTCAGACGCTTCTCAACCAGGGTATCACCGCCGAACACTTGGCCGCcatggtcgccgccgtcaacggcggtCAGAGCGGTGCTGCTCCCGTTGCGCCTCCTGTTTCTGTGGCCCCAACCGTGACCGCTGCGCAGAACTACTACACCTCGGGACAGGGATATGGCGGCTCTGCTCAGCTCTACGGCAACTCTGACCACCATCGGTACAATGACCGCGCGCGATCCCCGGACCGGCGCCAGGGTCGCTCTCGTTCGAGATCGCCCGGCCGCCACTGGGACCAGCGCGGATCGTCGCGAGACCCCCGTGAAAATGGCGCTGACTATAGTCGTCGCTCTCCCGACAGAGGCCGTCACAATAGTAGAGACAGCCGCCGAGGCAGCGACTACCGTCAACGTAGTCCGCCTCCGAgccgagatggcggccgCAGCAACAGTTCTCGTCACGGTTCGAGCGATAAGTGGATCGACTATGATCAATCTCTCCCTGAGGGCCACATCAAGGTTCTTAGCAGAACCCTCTTCGTCGGAGGTCTCAA TGGTATGCCAGAGCCTCAGATTCGCGACATCTTCAGCCGTTACGGCCAAGTTCAGACGGTCATCATTAACAAAGAGGGACGTCATGCCTTCGTGAAGATGACAAACCGCCCCGACGCTGCCCGTGCCAAGGCGGCCATGGAGAAACTGGCTGAACAGCGAAGACGTGGTGGTACCCCGCCGCTCCGA GTGAGATGGGGCGTGGGCTATGGTCCTCGTGATGCTTGCAACTATGGCAAAGGGGTCAGCGTCATCCTGATCGATGTGCTCACCGACGCAGACCGCAAGTGGATGTTCACCGCTGAGTATGGCGGCACTGGCGGCAAGCCCCTCACGTCGGGCATGGTGGTCGAGGAGCCTGACATCGAGATTGGCGCTGGTGTGTCTTCCAAGGCCATCAGCAAGCACATGAAGACGGACAAGAGCGGTAACAACGGTCCTCGTTCTACCCGTAGCGGACGCGCTGCCAGCCGTGATGATCCTGGCCACTGGCACAGCGGCCGCAATGATGCTAAAGTCTCTGGCGCCAACGCCCAGCCGCTTCCCCAGCAGTTCCCATTCGGTATTGGTACCTTGCCCAACGGCATGCCTGCGTACCCTCCTGGCTTCGCGTTCCCCGCCTCCAAGGGCAACTAA
- a CDS encoding 60s ribosomal protein l3 — MTSSELYEGQKPNQNATQAQPTSQDTRERKKIRRSGGLLGLNSKLSMVDSAYERGAARTLERRLIRSSILKLLPKLPREEAISFQTPPTTTTTTTIAKMSHCHDEHHDHSHGGHDEHDHSDDITPALQHSLYGHVNFDEVTALNESQIGSARAVVKKTWAERLDPEPEVVSDADEQLLVNVPFTGQVKLHALLLRTSDSPSAPRTLKLFANRDDLDFASAEDAHATQEFELSRTSQVQEIPVKRALFGRVQRLTLFFVDNFGDGDEDETRLGYLGFKGEWMQLGRAPTNILYEAAANPSDHKIKGTGVNEVGGGIGGRQ; from the exons ATGACCTCTTCAGAGCTGTATGAAGGGCAGAAGCCCAACCAGAATGCTACTCAAGCCCAACCAACAAGCCAGGACACcagggagagaaagaagatACGGAGATCCGGGGGTCTCCTGGGTCTGAACTCAAAATTGAGTATGGTCGACTCCGCTTACGAAAGGGGGGCAGC AAGGACTCTGGAGCGACGACTCATTCGAAGTTCAATCCTGAAGCTTCTTCCCAAGCTACCCCGCGAAGAGGCCATATCATTCCAAAccccacccaccaccaccaccaccaccaccatcgccaagATGTCTCACTGCCACGATGAGCACCACGACCACTCCCACGGAGGCCACGACGAGCACGACCACTCGGATGACATCACGCCCGCCCTGCAGCACTCGCTCTATGGCCACGTCAACTTTGACGAGGTGACGGCCCTCAACGAGTCGCAGATCGGCAGCGCGCGCGCCGTTGTCAAGAAGACGTGGGCCGAGCGGCTTGACCCCGAGCCTGAGGTCGTGAGCGACGCAGACGAGCAGCTGCTGGTCAATGTTCC CTTCACGGGCCAAGTAAAATTGcacgccctcctcctccgcacCTCCGactccccctccgccccgCGGACCCTCAAGCTCTTCGCCAACCGCGACGACCTTGACTTCGCCTCCGCCGAAGACGCCCACGCCACGCAGGAGTTCGAGCTCTCGCGCACCTCGCAGGTCCAGGAGATCCCCGTCAAGCGCGCCCTCTTCGGCCGCGTCCAGCGCCTCACactcttcttcgtcgacaactttggcgacggcgacgaggacgagacgCGCCTCGGCTACCTTGGTTTCAAGGGGGAGTGGATGCAGCTTGGCCGCGCGCCGACCAACATTCTCtacgaggcggcggcgaacccGAGTGATCACAAAATCAAGGGGACGGGGGTAAATGAGGTTGGCGGGGGGATCGGGGGACGCCAGTGA
- a CDS encoding Duf1000 domain containing protein, which produces MADEREETGRLYGPPRITVVPHEGLEDGPPLLHTSRVPGQGGSEAASFLAEDLTRLMRPEATPTTQPLLAITQMADVTNHTRVVPVPVLAMAAGESGELLRLSKIDEIDWHWGENESPALQIFSIDQHDREESVLWSHDGAPILQIKAALSLVRFEPTRWLLVQKRTSTTILQPEYHKVPVSERPPGIDKAIERPSRINPKPILTITSEQTGGFAHSDVSFSYGSQKKPPQLAIVDECGYYSVWDVKGRDMVGSASMRPKLRHCGHIQLGVTEQLPDEDSPAFRPEPHGVLWIGAAGPGVDLWDVPTVQDPDTGNDLAALTARSKKLLLWNRTKFEVVDMKNPSFRESLSILRPNEPDRILDVKSNPLSQSQLFILTSSNIFWIETSSRGAATAKSDSLAVLQSFSHLRGSDADTLRLTVHHGGHGSGNGTCALYLYSEKSPEVGVYWLSIPEETGLPQFEHHIVRLSDNPPKLQTVWPAPAFLHTTSSAAPKGPGANYMDQQVQFQQLFVLGRDLSLSRSLLAISAVPALEVVPPDKSREWSRDGRRQVHNKRRKQFLQHFEGTFIVPDGLGDMDELVQRRANRYQELMKIEQERNSQQIQQRWPRSQNLDFFMSRITVSIESVIMASEHATIEGPLSIFEAIEEAAANCLETEGGYIPLHTLHEYEPSFEAPPISHEAVVAWDSRFQELLGSQTKRIVAQPIINQYFCRGDRPAPLADIRDQLLELWGPAGLPEGARQSRNVILAETAEAIARSLFGVAILDANLPTEESGPPTWVPEPPPQPTIQQPSQRSSQRFSLSPAKRNQLSSSQRLSLSPTKLSQPFSQRISLSPTKRGQALGQRLSFSPSKGARSQSPYAPSSSIPFPFPSSGTFSQSMDASQADTPPTGAPSPSTALQRLSMLAEDLDITNPPTRQHSVLAYWPTARGASADDYVSSVLASSTKHIDVINERRQRAESRRRKRRSQLLGSSAAATSSQTYGTQDEWEDSGPGTGPESVPPPATQPLPKLAPPVIGSSQVPPVVPSSQVAFSSQVPQVLSQPVSGRHAMRSPGKKKKRKSGF; this is translated from the exons ATGGCTGACGAACGCGAAGAGACCGGCCGCTTGTACGGCCCTCCGAGAATTACCGTCGTGCCTCATGAAGGTCTCGAGGATGgaccgccgctgctgcacACGAGCCGTGTTCCGGGTCAAG GCGGCTCCGAAGCCGCAAGCTTCCTAGCCGAAGATCTCACCAGGCTCATGCGCCCCGAAGCCACGCCCACGACTCAACCATTGTTGGCTATCACTCAGATGGCGGACGTCACCAACCACACCCGGGTCGTGCCGGTCCCCGTGCTGGCCATGGCTGCGGGCGAGTCGGGCGAGCTCCTGCGCTTATCCAAAATCGACGAGATCGACTGGCATTGGGGTGAGAACGAGAGCCCGGCGCTTCAAATCTTTAGCATTGACCAACACGACCGGGAGGAATCGGTGCTGTGGTCACACGATGGTGCTCCAATTCTGCAAATCAAGGCCGCGCTGAGCTTAGTACGATTTGAGCCGACGAGGTGGTTGCTGGTACAGAAACGAACTTCGACCACGATCCTCCAGCCCGAGTACCACAAGGTACCAGTTTCAGAACGCCCGCCTGGGAtcgacaaggccatcgaACGCCCGTCTCGGATCAACCCAAAGCCCATACTTACCATCACCTCGGAGCAGACTGGCGGCTTCGCTCACTCTGATGTGTCTTTCAGCTACGGGTCTCAGAAAAAGCCACCCCAACTGGCCATCGTAGATGAGTGCGGCTACTACAGCGTCTGGGATGTCAAGGGTCGAGATATGGTGGGATCCGCCAGCATGCGACCCAAACTCCGACATTGCGGCCACATCCAACTAGGCGTTACGGAGCAGCTTCCTGACGAAGACTCGCCGGCTTTCCGCCCGGAGCCCCACGGCGTGCTGTGGATTGGCGCGGCAGGCCCTGGGGTCGATTTATGGGATGTGCCGACTGTTCAAGACCCTGATACAGGCAATGACCTAGCTGCTCTGACGGCGCGGTCAAAGAAGCTCTTGCTGTGGAACCGCACGAAATTTGAGGTCGTCGATATGAAGAACCCGTCTTTCCGTGAGAGTTTATCGATTCTCAGACCCAACGAACCAGACCGCATTCTCGACGTGAAGTCGAACCCACTGAGTCAAAGCCAGTTGTTCATACTCACGAGCTCAAACATTTTCTGGATCGAGACATCCTCCCGTGGAGCAGCCACTGCTAAATCCGACAGTCTTGCCGTCCTCCAATCTTTTTCACATCTACGGGGCTCGGACGCAGACACCTTAAGGCTGACCGTACATCACGGCGGCCATGGGTCGGGCAATGGGACGTGCGCACTATACCTCTACTCGGAGAAGTCGCCAGAGGTCGGAGTATACTGGCTCTCCATCCCTGAGGAAACAGGATTGCCGCAGTTCGAACATCACATAGTAAGGCTCAGTGACAACCCACCAAAGCTACAAACTGTATGGCCTGCACCAGCATTTCTGCATACCACTTCGTCCGCAGCCCCCAAGGGGCCAGGGGCAAACTACATGGATCAACAGGTCCAGTTTCAACAACTCTTCGTTCTCGGCAGAGACCTGAGCCTGAGCCGAAGCCTCCTTGCCATCTCGGCAGTCCCAGCCCTCGAAGTCGTCCCTCCAGACAAAAGTCGCGAATGGTCGAGAGATGGACGGAGACAGGTGCACAACAAGAGGCGAAAGCAGTTTCTGCAGCACTTTGAGGGCACCTTTATTGTACCTGACGGACTGGGCGACATGGATGAGTTGGTACAGCGTCGTGCCAACCGATACCAGGAGCTCATGAAGATCGAACAAGAAAGAAACTCTCAGCAAATACAGCAACGATGGCCAAGGAGCCAAAACCTCGATTTCTTCATGTCGCGGATCACGGTTTCTATCGAATCCGTCATCATGGCATCGGAGCACGCTACCATCGAGGGGCCGTTGTCTATCTTTGAGGCCATTGAAGAGGCGGCCGCTAACTGTCTGGAGACTGAGGGCGGCTACATTCCGTTGCACACCTT ACACGAGTACGAACCCTCATTTGAGGCACCTCCCATCAGTCACGAGGCTGTTGTCGCATGGGACTCGCGTTTTCAGGAACTACTCGGCTCCCAAACCAAACGTATCGTCGCTCAACCCATCATCAACCAGTATTTCTGCCGCGGGGATAGGCCAGCTCCGTTGGCGGATATCCGTGACCAACTTTTGGAGCTTTGGGGTCCAGCAGGCCTCCCAGAGGGAGCACGGCAATCTCGCAATGTCATCctggccgagacggccgaggccatcgcccGCTCCCTCTTTGGCGTTGCGATCCTTGACGCGAATCTTCCCACCGAGGAAAGTGGGCCTCCTACCTGGGTTCCTGAACCGCCCCCTCAACCAACAATTCAGCAGCCGAGCCAGCGATCGAGCCAGCGCTTCTCGCTGTCTCCGGCTAAGCGAAACCAATTGTCATCGAGTCAACGACTCTCACTTTCGCCAACCAAGCTGAGCCAGCCGTTCAGCCAACGAATCTCGCTCTCGCCCACCAAACGCGGCCAGGCTCTCGGGCAACGactctccttctcgccctccaAAGGCGCCCGGTCCCAATCTCCCTacgccccctcctcctcgatccccttccctttcccctcctcgGGCACTTTTTCTCAATCCATGGATGCCTCTCAGGCCGATACACCGCCAACTGGCGCCCCATCACCGTCCACCGCCCTCCAACGCCTCAGCATGCTCGCCGAAGACCTCGACATCACGAACCCGCCCACCCGCCAGCACTCGGTGCTCGCGTATTGGCCCACCGCCCgcggcgccagcgccgacgactACGTCTCCTCCGTcctcgcctcctcgacgaagcaCATCGACGTCATCAATGAGCGCCGCCAGCGTGCCGagtcccgccgccgcaagcGCAGATCGCAGCTCCTCGGATCCTCTGCCGCGGCCACCTCCTCGCAGACGTACGGGACGCAGGACGAGTGGGAGGATTCGGGGCCAGGGACGGGCCCCGAGAGCGTaccaccgccggcgacgcAGCCGCTGCCTAAGCTGGCCCCGCCCGTCATCGGATCGAGCCAGGTGCCGCCggtggtgccgtcgtcgcaggTCGCCTTCTCGTCGCAGGTGCCACAGGTCCTATCGCAGCCCGTGTCTGGCCGGCACGCGATGCGGTCAccggggaagaagaagaagagaaagtcTGGCTTTTGA
- a CDS encoding Mitotic-spindle organizing protein 1, whose protein sequence is MPADDRSGKQAAAQQAVDILHEISTILNCHLDRRTLSICISMIENGVNPEALATVVKELRKESQEVDAQIASR, encoded by the exons ATGCCTGCCGACGACCGAAGCGGCAAACAGGCTGCGGCCCAACAAGCCGTCGACATTCTGCATGAGATCTCTACCATTCTC AACTGCCACTTGGATCGTCGCACACTCTCCATATGCATTTCAATGATTGAGAATGGAGTCAACCCCGAGGCTCTCGCC ACTGTTGTGAAGGAGCTGAGGAAAGAGTCTCAGGAAGTAGACGCACAGATCGCCTCGCGGTAG
- a CDS encoding CHY zinc finger translates to MSSLVSDFIINPVLRQARRFSEISRTTFVSDREASSDLVTVTTEPLPPAIRYAPDAPRPSATTRPFSSSTLPTTVDDEPPHSPEATAPVSSFPISVPMPPTTQESLPADDGMGALRRRLIGIQSQEIAAEDKARLMHEALMEGYRKSRDTARKDDVPASVISAGEAWEQPLPAPLESLKFWQQSPGDPSSPQKFILTADDVRPTFAPPKLLTREEPESALVLGCQHYRRNVKLQCSTCHKWYTCRFCHDAVEDHTLVRKATKNMLCMLCIHPQRASEACIKCGGTSARYYCNVCKLWDDHPTNNIYHCNDCGICRRGRGIGKDFFHCKKCCACISVSIQQSHKCIERSTDCDCPICGEYMFTSPKPVVFMGCGHSIHQKCYDEHMLRSYKCPICNKSLLNMQSQFRQLELAILAQPMPPEFRDTRATVLCNDCSGKSSVPYHWLGLKCAICTSYNTVELQISSGRDGTPATPTVVAPAQPGPAAVEAATPARMEVPQVGRRRHSSHAGPEARHLMVDRLARSASPAPPVLPPNLASGVIEEEDEESENDILNLWGRGRHNSDDSGSMSTDTDEEDSEGEDDDDDYENEIMLIGHR, encoded by the exons ATGTCTTCTCTGGTCTCCGACTTCATCATCAACCCGGTCCTCCGGCAAGCTCGCCGATTTTCTGAGATATCGAGAACCACATTCGTCTCCGATCGCGAGGCTTCGTCCGACCTCGTCACTGTCACGACCGAGCCGCTGCCTCCTGCGATCCGGTATGCACCTGATGCGCCACGCCCATCCGCTACGACACGACCTTTCAGTTCTTCAACGCTACCAACGactgtcgacgacgagccccCTCATTCCCCCGAAGCAACTGCGCCAGTCTCATCCTTTCCTATATCCGTACCGATGCCTCCTACAACGCAAGAGTCTCTACCTGCCGACGATGGAATGGGCGCGCTGCGCAGGCGTCTCATCGGCATTCAGTCCCAGGAGATTGCGGCTGAAGACAAGGCCCGACTTATGCACGAAGCCTTGATGGAAGGGTACCGCAAGTCTCGAGACACTGCGCGCAAAGACGATGTGCCAGCCAGCGTGATATCTGCAGGCGAAGCGTGGGAGCAGCCGCTTCCGGCACCCCTCGAATCCTTGAAATTCTGGCAGCAATCTCCTGGAGATCCGTCCTCGCCGCAAAAATTCATCTTGACCGCAGACGACGTTCGCCCGACCTTTGCCCCCCCTAAGCTCTTGACAAGAGAAGAGCCCGAGAGCGCGTTGGTCCTCGGCTGTCAGCACTACCGGCGCAATGTCAAGCTCCAATGCTCGACTTGTCACAAGTGGTACACTTGCCGCTTCTGTCATGACGCCGTTGAGGACCACACCCTCGTCAGGAAAGCAACGAAAAACATGTTATGTATGCTCTGCATCCATCCACAGCGAGCATCCGAGGCCTGTATAAAATGCGGAGGGACATCGGCTCGCTACTACTGCAATGTCTGCAAGCTCTGGGACGACCATCCGACTAACAACATCTACCACTGCAACGACTGCGGCATCTGCAGGCGTGGAAGAGGCATCGGCAAAGACTTCTTCCACTGCAAG AAATGTTGTGCATGCATCTCCGTATCTATACAGCAATCTCACAAGTGCATCGAGCGCTCAACGGACTGCGATTGCCCAATTTGCGGGGAGTACATGTTCACTTCTCCCAAGCCCGTTGTGTTCATGGGGTGTGGCCACAGCATTCACCAGAAGTGCTACGACGAACACATGCTGCGTTCATATAAATGCCCCATCTGCAACAAGAGCTTGCTCAACATGCAAAGCCAGTTCCGTCAGTTGGAACTGGCCATCCTGGCTCAACCGATGCCTCCTGAATTCCGGGACACCCGGGCCACGGTTCTGTGTAACGACTGCAGCGGGAAAAGTTCGGTCCCCTACCACTGGCTCGGTCTCAAATGCGCCATCTGCACTTCGTACAATACAGTCGAGCTTCAGATCAGCAGCGGAAGAGACGGGACGCCCGCTACGCCGACGGTCGTCGCGCCAGCACAACCCGGCCCGGCAGCCGTCGAGGCTGCTACGCCGGCCAGGATGGAAGTGCCACAGGTCGGTCGGCGAAGACACTCGTCCCATGCCGGCCCAGAGGCGCGTCATTTGATGGTGGATCGGCTCGCCAGATCAGCTTCACCAGCGCCTCCTGTCTTACCACCCAACTTGGCGAGCGGGGTGatcgaggaagaagatgaggagTCGGAAAATGACATTCTCAATCTCTGGGGTCGGGGCCGTCATAACTCTGACGACAGCGGTTCAATGTCGACAGATACGGATGAGGAAGActccgagggcgaggatgatgacgatgactATGAGAACGAGATCATGCTCATCGGACATCGATAA